One Nostoc sp. UHCC 0302 DNA window includes the following coding sequences:
- the acsF gene encoding magnesium-protoporphyrin IX monomethyl ester (oxidative) cyclase, whose translation MVDSLKKPGFEEIRPGIKVPAKETLLTPRFYTTDFDEMARMDISVNEDELRAILEEFRADYNRHHFVRDAEFEQSWDHIDGETRQLFVEFLERSCTAEFSGFLLYKELGRRLKDKSPVLAECFNLMSRDEARHAGFLNKAMSDFNLSLDLGFLTKSRSYTFFKPKFIFYATYLSEKIGYWRYITIYRHLEAHPEDRIYPIFRFFENWCQDENRHGDFFDAIMKSQPQMLNDWKARLWSRFFLLSVFVTMYLNDIQRKDFYASIGLDAREYDIYVIKKTNETAGRVFPVMLDVENPEFYQRLDACIKTNEKLSAIANSNTPKFLQFFQKLPLYISNGWHFLRLYLMKPIDAASAQGAAR comes from the coding sequence ATGGTAGATTCCCTCAAAAAACCAGGCTTTGAAGAAATAAGACCAGGAATTAAAGTCCCTGCAAAAGAAACCCTGTTAACACCTCGGTTTTATACTACCGATTTTGATGAAATGGCGCGGATGGACATCTCCGTCAATGAAGACGAGTTAAGAGCTATCCTCGAAGAGTTTCGCGCTGACTACAACCGCCATCACTTTGTTCGGGATGCCGAGTTTGAACAATCCTGGGATCATATTGACGGGGAAACTCGCCAATTGTTCGTTGAGTTTCTAGAACGTTCCTGTACGGCAGAGTTTTCTGGCTTTTTACTATACAAAGAACTCGGTCGCCGTTTAAAGGATAAAAGCCCTGTCTTGGCAGAGTGTTTTAACCTAATGTCACGGGATGAAGCGCGTCATGCTGGCTTTTTGAACAAAGCCATGTCAGACTTCAACCTGTCCCTAGATTTAGGGTTCTTGACTAAGAGCCGTAGCTACACGTTCTTTAAGCCGAAATTTATCTTCTACGCAACTTATCTTTCTGAAAAGATTGGTTATTGGCGATATATCACCATTTATCGCCATCTAGAAGCACATCCTGAAGACAGAATTTATCCAATCTTCCGGTTCTTTGAGAACTGGTGTCAGGATGAAAACCGTCATGGAGATTTCTTCGATGCGATCATGAAATCTCAGCCGCAAATGTTGAATGATTGGAAAGCACGACTTTGGAGTCGCTTCTTTCTGTTGTCGGTGTTTGTGACAATGTATCTTAATGACATCCAACGCAAGGACTTTTATGCCTCAATTGGATTAGATGCGCGAGAATACGACATCTATGTAATTAAGAAGACCAACGAAACCGCAGGCAGAGTATTTCCAGTAATGCTGGATGTAGAGAATCCGGAGTTTTATCAGCGGTTAGATGCTTGTATAAAAACTAACGAAAAGCTGAGTGCGATCGCTAACTCTAATACTCCTAAATTCCTGCAATTCTTCCAGAAGCTACCGCTTTATATCTCTAACGGCTGGCACTTCTTACGGCTTTACCTAATGAAACCGATTGATGCCGCTTCTGCTCAAGGGGCAGCCCGCTAA
- the infC gene encoding translation initiation factor IF-3, which produces MVVQKQLINSQIKSRQVFLIDHENNNRGLTDTYEALQLAESLELDLVVVSEGQDAPIAKIINYGKLQYQKKKRQGQSARPTVKEVRLRPNVGVADYNLRIQQATTWLSKGDSVKFSIRLRGREHQYREQAGELLDRIVAALSEVGKVQSLDKRSLIAQIIPA; this is translated from the coding sequence ATCGTAGTCCAAAAGCAACTGATTAACTCGCAAATTAAATCACGTCAAGTCTTCTTGATTGACCATGAGAATAACAACCGAGGTTTAACCGATACCTATGAAGCTTTACAGCTAGCTGAAAGCCTAGAGCTTGATTTAGTTGTAGTCTCAGAAGGACAAGACGCTCCCATAGCAAAAATTATCAACTATGGTAAGCTTCAGTATCAAAAGAAAAAGCGCCAGGGACAGAGTGCTAGACCGACGGTAAAGGAAGTGCGGCTGCGTCCAAATGTCGGTGTGGCTGATTACAACTTACGCATTCAGCAAGCTACTACGTGGTTGAGTAAAGGCGATTCAGTGAAGTTTTCTATTCGGTTACGAGGTCGAGAACATCAATATCGGGAACAGGCTGGAGAACTGTTAGACCGGATTGTAGCTGCTCTGAGCGAAGTAGGTAAAGTCCAATCGCTAGATAAGCGCTCACTGATTGCTCAAATCATTCCTGCCTAA
- a CDS encoding DUF2996 domain-containing protein, which produces MAEEKNHNEAGEVAPSTVDKQAPSVAEEHAPSTDSPEATDLPTANAPDPKAVNPEDNPNAAKPAAASPKREKPAAKAADGEKPAAAAKAAKKEKAPSVEDKPFVEFIQQDYLPALQKAIAQQGVQDLQVSFAKQKVPVRGFESAEECWQIVGSLQSGQLNFNLYFPEEDIQGKKGFSCYEGKKPSTLESFLIDERKITLDLLVYGLVQRLNGQKWLGIN; this is translated from the coding sequence ATGGCAGAAGAAAAAAATCATAATGAAGCTGGCGAAGTGGCTCCCAGTACTGTTGACAAACAGGCTCCCAGTGTCGCCGAAGAACACGCTCCTAGTACAGACTCTCCCGAAGCGACAGACCTTCCTACTGCCAACGCGCCAGACCCCAAAGCCGTCAACCCAGAAGATAACCCCAATGCTGCTAAACCAGCTGCTGCATCTCCCAAGCGAGAAAAACCCGCAGCCAAAGCAGCAGATGGCGAAAAACCCGCAGCCGCAGCTAAAGCAGCAAAAAAAGAAAAGGCCCCATCTGTAGAAGATAAGCCATTCGTGGAGTTTATACAGCAAGATTACTTGCCAGCTTTACAAAAGGCGATCGCTCAACAAGGGGTGCAAGACTTACAGGTATCTTTTGCTAAACAAAAGGTTCCGGTTAGGGGATTTGAATCAGCCGAAGAATGTTGGCAAATTGTCGGCAGTTTGCAAAGTGGTCAATTAAACTTTAATCTGTATTTCCCCGAAGAAGATATTCAAGGAAAAAAAGGTTTTTCTTGTTATGAAGGCAAAAAACCTAGCACTCTTGAGTCATTTTTAATCGATGAGCGCAAAATCACACTCGACCTATTAGTTTATGGCTTAGTACAGCGCTTGAACGGTCAAAAATGGCTAGGTATAAACTAG
- a CDS encoding RNA-binding protein, with protein sequence MSIYVGNLSYEVTQDALNAVFAEYGSVKRVQIPTDRETGRVRGFAFVEMGSDAEETAAIEALDGAEWMGRDLKVNKAKPKEDNRGGSFGGGNRGGGYGGGGGGRRY encoded by the coding sequence ATGTCAATTTATGTAGGCAACCTCTCTTATGAAGTTACCCAAGATGCTCTGAATGCAGTTTTTGCAGAATACGGTTCTGTAAAGCGTGTTCAGATACCTACTGACCGCGAAACAGGTCGTGTACGCGGCTTTGCGTTTGTGGAAATGGGTTCCGATGCTGAAGAAACAGCTGCTATTGAGGCTCTCGATGGCGCTGAATGGATGGGTCGTGACCTCAAAGTAAACAAGGCTAAGCCAAAAGAAGACAACAGAGGTGGTTCTTTTGGTGGCGGAAATCGTGGCGGCGGATACGGTGGAGGTGGAGGTGGACGTCGCTACTAA
- a CDS encoding NINE protein — MNLKNNQHQDRILVSYILCAFGFFGVGGLHRLYNGKIGTGLLWMCTFGFFYIGQFVDLFLVSNMVDEYEHNLRLKAGLSPLGVPLNQGVVATQVRHPAGNELMVELIKAAENKGGSLTVTQGVKATGASFAEVEASLKEMFKSGYVKIDNDPITGAVTYHFHEL; from the coding sequence ATGAATCTCAAAAACAATCAGCATCAAGACAGAATTCTTGTGTCTTACATCTTGTGTGCATTCGGTTTTTTCGGTGTAGGAGGGTTGCACCGCTTATACAATGGCAAGATCGGGACAGGTTTGCTGTGGATGTGTACTTTTGGTTTTTTTTATATAGGACAGTTTGTGGATTTGTTCCTTGTATCTAATATGGTTGACGAATATGAACACAATCTTAGACTAAAAGCGGGTTTATCTCCTTTGGGTGTACCGCTAAATCAAGGAGTAGTTGCAACTCAAGTTCGTCACCCAGCAGGTAACGAACTTATGGTTGAACTAATTAAAGCGGCAGAAAATAAAGGTGGTAGCTTAACTGTTACTCAAGGTGTAAAGGCAACAGGAGCTAGCTTTGCTGAAGTAGAAGCTAGTCTCAAAGAGATGTTTAAATCAGGCTATGTGAAAATAGATAACGACCCCATCACTGGAGCCGTTACTTACCATTTCCACGAACTTTAA
- a CDS encoding SGNH/GDSL hydrolase family protein, whose protein sequence is MVLSVILVVVLGLFLAIELLLRSLFGFGNPLIYIGDEAIGYLLAPNQRTRRFGNCIEINEYSMRSASIAKIPPASTLRVLLLGDSIANGGWWTAQENTISSLMMRSLASATAGNFQEVEVLNASANSWGPRNELAYLQKFGNFAAQAVVLLINTDDLFATAPTSLPVGHDRNYPETKPWLAIIEIWQRYLRFSKPIPEIKAVQEEAGDRVGFNLDAIGKIKTLTRQTNSQFLLVMTPLLREIGEPGSRDYEIQARQRLSDFTQAQQISYIDFLPIFNLNANPQSLYHDHIHLNLEGNQVVSKVIERSLLESLEDTK, encoded by the coding sequence GTGGTGTTGAGCGTAATTTTGGTTGTGGTTCTAGGATTATTTTTGGCCATAGAGTTGTTACTGCGATCGCTCTTTGGTTTTGGTAATCCCTTAATTTATATTGGTGATGAGGCAATTGGTTATTTATTAGCTCCGAACCAACGTACGCGTCGTTTTGGCAATTGCATCGAGATTAATGAGTATTCTATGCGGAGTGCATCGATAGCAAAGATACCTCCAGCCTCCACACTGCGAGTACTACTGTTAGGCGACTCTATAGCTAATGGTGGCTGGTGGACAGCTCAGGAGAATACAATATCCAGTTTGATGATGCGTTCTCTAGCATCAGCAACTGCTGGTAATTTTCAGGAAGTAGAAGTGCTGAATGCTTCAGCCAACTCTTGGGGCCCAAGGAACGAATTAGCTTATTTACAGAAGTTCGGTAATTTCGCCGCTCAGGCAGTAGTGTTATTAATTAATACAGATGATTTGTTTGCCACTGCTCCTACTTCTTTACCAGTAGGACACGATCGCAACTATCCAGAGACTAAACCTTGGCTGGCAATCATCGAAATCTGGCAGCGTTACCTTCGCTTTTCAAAACCAATTCCAGAAATCAAAGCAGTACAAGAAGAAGCAGGCGATCGCGTTGGGTTTAATCTAGATGCGATCGGCAAAATTAAAACACTGACTCGCCAAACCAACAGCCAATTTCTGCTAGTTATGACTCCCTTACTTCGAGAAATTGGTGAACCTGGTTCTCGTGATTACGAAATTCAAGCACGTCAACGCCTGAGCGACTTTACGCAAGCGCAGCAAATTAGTTATATAGATTTTTTACCAATATTCAATTTAAATGCTAACCCGCAAAGCTTGTACCACGATCATATTCACCTGAACTTAGAAGGCAATCAGGTGGTGAGTAAAGTTATCGAGCGATCGCTTTTGGAATCATTGGAAGATACCAAATAA
- a CDS encoding RNA-binding protein: MSVYVGNLSYEVTEDSLNAVFAEYGSVKRVQLPTDRETGRMRGFGFVEMGTDDEETAAIEALNGAEWMGRDLKVNKAKPREDRGSFDGNRGSYGGRNRY; this comes from the coding sequence ATGTCAGTTTATGTAGGCAATCTTTCTTACGAAGTAACAGAAGATAGTCTAAACGCCGTATTTGCAGAATATGGTTCTGTCAAGCGTGTTCAGCTACCTACAGATCGTGAAACAGGTCGGATGCGTGGCTTTGGTTTTGTGGAAATGGGTACAGATGATGAAGAAACAGCCGCCATCGAAGCTCTTAATGGGGCAGAGTGGATGGGACGTGATTTGAAAGTGAATAAAGCTAAACCTAGAGAAGATAGAGGCTCATTTGATGGTAACCGCGGTAGTTATGGCGGACGTAACCGTTATTAA
- a CDS encoding glycerol-3-phosphate acyltransferase, with the protein MFDLWGVLVILIVCPLLGGLPLIAWITYALKQRQLAKIGTGNISVSAAFYHGGKLVGILAVLSEALKGIAAVFLSRVFFPEGSAWELVALIALVIGRYWVGRGAGTTNVVWGFVVHDPLVSGFTFFLALISFIILRSRQAVKYGVLILLPVFVTVLHIGDIPRMLAVTVLAGLLGWIYTKIPDDMNLSTQEAQTESQPMLEFLRGDRTVLSLDDELDAAIVGEKAATLSQIKRWGYSVPKGWVVAPTDDPQQLINIIQPSELSPLVVRSSAIGEDSEQASAAGQYETVLNVTNQQGLREAIAQVQASYNHPTAVQYRRDRGSNDAAMAVLIQQQVQSVFSGVAFSRDPITQQGDAVVIEALPGSPTQIVSGRVTPEEYRAFVVETDNFSAIQLEGEGRVPQALIKQVAYLARRLEKRFHGVPQDIEWSYDGQTLWVLQARPITTLLPIWTRKIAAEVIPGVIRPLTWSINRPLTCGVWGEIFSIVLGDRASGLDFTATATLHYSRAYFNASLLGEIFLRMGLPPESLEFLTRGAKMSKPSWESTWENLPGLVRLLKRELSLEKDFKQDYQKRFIPGLSQLAQENLDNLQASQLLGRIDLILELLRQGTYYSILAPLSAALRQAIFRVKDGKIDNSVTPEVGALRSLSALAADAKQVLVEFEPEKVFEQLAQTPEGEKILREFDELLQDYGYLSEVGTDISVATWRENPQPVKQMFVQLMQGNEPQTGAVDQINLVLPGKQKRSFVQRRVDLKGRVTEIYSRLLAELRWSFVALEKIWLKSGLLRETGDIFFLEFEEVQRLVDGSDSELRNRLVKLVEFRRSQFAQDSEFAQIPLLVYGNTPPHPLAPSAVYSDQILQGIGASHGQAEGRVKVLRNLQEIPEIDRDTILVVPYTDSGWAPFLVRAGGLIAEAGGRLSHGAIVAREYGIPAVMDVRGATWLLQDGQRVRIDGSRGIVELSNDLRPE; encoded by the coding sequence ATGTTTGACCTTTGGGGTGTCTTAGTTATTTTAATTGTCTGCCCCCTTTTGGGCGGATTGCCGCTGATTGCCTGGATTACCTACGCCCTGAAGCAAAGGCAATTAGCAAAGATTGGTACAGGAAACATTAGTGTCTCAGCTGCGTTTTATCACGGCGGTAAATTGGTAGGAATTCTGGCAGTTTTGTCAGAAGCTTTAAAAGGAATTGCCGCAGTCTTCCTCAGCCGTGTTTTCTTCCCAGAAGGTTCAGCCTGGGAATTAGTCGCCCTGATAGCCCTGGTAATAGGTAGATACTGGGTAGGCAGAGGCGCAGGCACGACAAACGTTGTTTGGGGATTTGTCGTACACGATCCACTCGTGTCAGGATTTACATTTTTTCTGGCACTGATTAGCTTTATAATTTTGCGATCAAGACAGGCAGTCAAATACGGGGTTTTGATTCTATTACCTGTGTTTGTGACAGTTCTGCATATTGGTGATATTCCCAGAATGCTTGCTGTGACTGTGCTGGCTGGTTTACTGGGTTGGATTTACACAAAAATTCCTGATGACATGAACCTCTCCACCCAAGAGGCACAAACAGAGTCGCAACCGATGTTAGAATTTTTGCGTGGCGATCGCACCGTTCTCTCTCTAGATGATGAGTTAGATGCTGCGATTGTCGGAGAAAAGGCAGCTACACTATCTCAAATTAAGCGCTGGGGCTACTCAGTCCCGAAAGGGTGGGTAGTTGCTCCAACCGACGATCCCCAACAGTTGATTAATATTATCCAGCCATCGGAGTTATCTCCTTTAGTGGTACGTTCCTCCGCCATTGGGGAAGACTCGGAACAAGCTTCCGCTGCTGGGCAGTATGAAACAGTGTTGAATGTTACCAACCAGCAGGGATTGCGAGAAGCGATCGCCCAAGTTCAAGCTTCCTATAATCATCCCACTGCTGTACAATATCGGCGCGATCGCGGCTCAAATGATGCCGCAATGGCAGTGTTGATTCAACAACAAGTCCAGAGTGTATTTTCTGGCGTCGCTTTCAGCCGCGATCCCATCACTCAGCAAGGCGATGCTGTTGTGATTGAAGCCCTTCCAGGAAGCCCAACACAAATTGTTTCCGGCAGAGTTACACCAGAAGAGTATCGCGCTTTCGTTGTGGAAACAGACAATTTCTCTGCTATCCAATTAGAGGGCGAAGGACGAGTACCACAAGCATTAATTAAACAAGTCGCATATTTAGCCCGCCGACTCGAAAAACGCTTTCACGGCGTTCCCCAAGATATCGAGTGGAGTTACGACGGGCAAACACTCTGGGTATTGCAAGCTCGACCCATTACCACCTTACTACCCATCTGGACACGCAAAATTGCAGCCGAAGTCATTCCCGGTGTGATTCGCCCTTTAACTTGGTCGATTAATCGTCCATTAACTTGTGGAGTTTGGGGAGAAATTTTTAGTATAGTTTTGGGCGATCGCGCCTCTGGCTTAGATTTCACTGCAACAGCGACACTGCATTATTCTAGAGCTTACTTTAATGCATCGCTCTTAGGAGAGATTTTTCTTCGTATGGGATTGCCGCCAGAAAGTCTAGAGTTTTTAACCAGAGGGGCAAAAATGAGTAAGCCTTCCTGGGAATCAACTTGGGAGAATCTGCCGGGATTGGTGAGATTGTTGAAGCGGGAGTTAAGTTTAGAAAAAGATTTTAAGCAGGATTATCAGAAGCGGTTTATTCCTGGATTGTCGCAGTTAGCACAGGAAAATCTAGATAATCTTCAAGCATCCCAGTTATTGGGAAGAATTGACTTGATTTTAGAGTTGCTCCGCCAAGGAACGTACTACAGCATTTTAGCTCCTTTGAGTGCGGCACTAAGACAGGCGATTTTTCGGGTGAAGGATGGGAAAATTGACAACAGCGTCACCCCAGAAGTGGGAGCATTGCGATCGCTAAGTGCTTTAGCCGCAGATGCCAAGCAGGTATTAGTTGAGTTTGAGCCGGAAAAGGTATTTGAGCAGTTGGCGCAAACCCCAGAGGGAGAGAAGATTTTGCGCGAGTTTGACGAACTGCTTCAGGATTATGGTTATTTAAGTGAAGTCGGTACTGATATTTCTGTTGCGACTTGGCGGGAGAACCCACAGCCAGTCAAGCAGATGTTTGTGCAGTTGATGCAAGGAAATGAACCGCAAACAGGCGCTGTAGATCAGATTAATCTTGTTTTGCCAGGTAAGCAAAAACGCTCTTTTGTACAACGGCGCGTGGATCTTAAAGGGCGAGTCACCGAAATTTATTCACGGCTGTTAGCTGAATTACGTTGGAGTTTTGTCGCCTTAGAAAAGATTTGGTTAAAATCCGGGTTGCTTAGAGAAACTGGGGATATCTTTTTTCTGGAATTTGAGGAAGTACAGCGTTTAGTTGATGGTTCAGATTCAGAGTTAAGGAATCGATTGGTGAAGTTAGTGGAATTTAGGCGATCGCAATTCGCGCAAGATAGTGAATTCGCTCAAATACCCCTTTTAGTCTACGGCAATACACCTCCACATCCTCTTGCTCCCTCTGCCGTCTACTCTGACCAAATTTTACAAGGCATTGGAGCCAGTCACGGACAAGCCGAAGGACGGGTGAAGGTGTTGCGAAATTTACAAGAGATACCAGAAATTGACCGAGACACAATTCTAGTAGTACCTTACACAGATTCCGGCTGGGCCCCCTTCTTAGTCAGGGCTGGAGGATTGATTGCCGAAGCCGGAGGAAGATTATCTCACGGTGCGATCGTGGCTCGTGAGTATGGTATTCCCGCTGTTATGGATGTTCGTGGTGCTACATGGCTATTGCAAGACGGTCAGCGAGTAAGGATTGATGGTTCTAGGGGAATTGTGGAACTATCTAACGATTTGAGACCAGAATGA
- a CDS encoding low specificity L-threonine aldolase: MNNYLEQFASDNNSGICPEALEYMIRANKGSAPAYGNDEWTQKATDYFRELFEIDCEVFFAFNGTAANSLSLAALCQSYHSVICHETAHIETDECGAPEFASNGSKLLLAQGENGKLTAQAVEAIVNKRTDIHYPKPKVISITQPTELGTLYSIEELVRIKEVAKKYNLKIHMDGARFANAVAAMNKSPAEITWKAGVDVLCFCGTKNGMALGEAIIFFNKSLAEDFDYRCKQAGQLASKMRFISAPWLGLLETGAWLKNARYANQCAQYLENKLLDIEGVEMMFPREANAVFVKLPEQVIHSLKAKHWLFYTFIGVGGVRFMCSWNTTQSRMDELLDDIKAAIAQGT; the protein is encoded by the coding sequence ATGAATAACTACTTAGAACAGTTTGCAAGTGATAATAACTCTGGCATTTGTCCTGAAGCATTAGAATACATGATTAGGGCAAATAAAGGCAGTGCGCCAGCTTATGGAAATGATGAATGGACTCAAAAAGCAACAGATTATTTTCGAGAACTATTTGAAATTGATTGTGAAGTATTTTTTGCCTTTAATGGAACAGCAGCAAATTCTTTGTCTTTAGCTGCACTATGTCAGTCTTATCATAGTGTCATTTGTCATGAAACAGCGCATATAGAAACAGATGAATGCGGCGCACCCGAATTTGCCTCTAATGGTTCTAAACTGCTACTTGCTCAAGGCGAAAATGGGAAATTAACAGCGCAGGCAGTAGAAGCAATTGTCAATAAGCGAACTGATATTCATTATCCTAAACCTAAAGTTATTAGTATTACCCAACCAACAGAATTAGGAACTTTATATTCTATTGAAGAACTTGTAAGGATAAAAGAAGTTGCGAAAAAGTATAACTTAAAGATTCACATGGACGGCGCTCGGTTTGCGAATGCAGTTGCCGCCATGAATAAAAGTCCAGCGGAAATTACTTGGAAAGCTGGAGTAGATGTGTTGTGTTTCTGCGGCACTAAAAATGGAATGGCTTTAGGTGAAGCTATTATTTTTTTTAATAAATCCTTAGCAGAAGACTTTGACTATCGGTGTAAGCAAGCAGGTCAGCTAGCCTCAAAAATGCGGTTTATTTCTGCTCCTTGGTTGGGTTTATTAGAAACTGGCGCTTGGCTAAAAAATGCCAGATATGCTAATCAATGCGCCCAATATTTAGAAAATAAACTATTAGATATAGAAGGCGTCGAGATGATGTTTCCTAGAGAAGCCAATGCCGTGTTCGTCAAACTACCTGAGCAGGTGATTCATAGCTTAAAAGCAAAGCACTGGCTGTTTTATACTTTTATTGGGGTGGGAGGAGTGCGCTTTATGTGTTCCTGGAACACAACTCAGTCAAGAATGGATGAATTGCTTGATGATATTAAAGCAGCGATCGCCCAAGGTACTTAA
- a CDS encoding LLM class flavin-dependent oxidoreductase, whose protein sequence is MNTTRKFRLGAFIQATGHHISAWRHPDSQADAGLNFEHYKEITQTAQRGLFDAVFLADSPGVWGGAPETQYRNGKIVHFEPVTLFSALSSVTQNIGFISTASTTYEEPYTLARKFASLDHLSNGRAGWNVVTTGNENAARNFGLDHHPEHNQRYERAQEFVEVVKGLWDSWEDDAFIRDKESGVYFDPNKLHTLNHKGKHFSVQGPLNVGRPPQGYPVIVQAGASESGRDLAARTAEVIFTANQTLADAQEFYADVKGRLAQYGREPDDLKIMPGAFPIIGRTESEAQEKYEFLQSLIHPDVAWGILKNYYKGIDLSKYSLDDLAPELPSDTNTNKSRLKLVRDLATRGTLTLRQLYLSLATARGHRTILGTPETIADQLEEWFNNGAADGFNIMPPILPTGLDDFVNLVVPVLQKRGLFRTEYEGSTLRENLGLRRPGNRFAVKQVDERLVLA, encoded by the coding sequence ATGAACACAACACGCAAGTTTCGTTTAGGTGCATTCATTCAAGCCACTGGACACCATATCTCTGCTTGGCGTCATCCCGATTCACAAGCAGATGCTGGACTGAATTTCGAGCATTATAAGGAAATTACCCAGACTGCTCAACGCGGCTTATTCGATGCAGTTTTTCTGGCAGACAGCCCAGGAGTCTGGGGTGGCGCTCCAGAAACCCAGTATCGTAACGGTAAAATCGTGCATTTCGAGCCGGTTACCCTCTTCTCAGCTTTGTCCTCGGTAACCCAAAACATCGGCTTCATTTCTACCGCCTCGACCACCTATGAAGAACCCTACACCCTTGCACGTAAGTTTGCCTCGTTAGACCACCTGAGTAACGGTCGGGCGGGCTGGAATGTAGTTACCACAGGTAATGAGAATGCCGCACGTAATTTCGGGCTTGACCATCATCCCGAACACAACCAGCGTTATGAACGCGCCCAAGAATTTGTGGAAGTAGTAAAAGGACTGTGGGATAGCTGGGAAGATGACGCTTTCATCCGTGACAAAGAATCTGGTGTTTATTTCGATCCGAACAAACTGCATACGCTGAACCACAAGGGCAAACATTTTTCTGTACAAGGCCCTTTGAACGTCGGTCGTCCGCCCCAAGGTTACCCGGTGATTGTGCAAGCTGGAGCCTCCGAATCTGGACGTGACTTGGCCGCGCGTACTGCCGAGGTGATTTTTACCGCCAATCAAACCCTAGCCGATGCCCAGGAATTTTATGCAGACGTCAAAGGTAGACTAGCGCAATATGGCCGCGAGCCAGACGATCTAAAAATCATGCCTGGCGCTTTCCCAATCATTGGTCGTACCGAATCAGAAGCTCAAGAGAAGTACGAATTCCTGCAATCGTTAATCCACCCCGATGTGGCTTGGGGTATTTTGAAAAACTATTACAAAGGTATTGATCTATCGAAATATTCTCTAGATGATCTGGCTCCCGAACTTCCCAGCGACACCAATACTAACAAAAGTCGTCTTAAACTAGTCAGGGATCTAGCTACTCGTGGTACTCTCACACTGCGCCAGTTGTATCTCTCTCTTGCTACCGCACGAGGTCATCGCACCATACTTGGTACTCCCGAAACCATTGCTGATCAATTAGAAGAATGGTTCAATAACGGTGCGGCAGATGGCTTTAATATTATGCCGCCAATCCTTCCCACGGGATTAGATGACTTCGTTAACCTAGTGGTTCCCGTCCTACAAAAACGCGGACTGTTCCGTACCGAATACGAGGGAAGTACTTTACGTGAAAACCTTGGTCTGCGTCGTCCAGGCAATCGTTTTGCCGTTAAACAAGTGGATGAGAGATTGGTATTGGCCTAA